Part of the Planctomycetia bacterium genome is shown below.
ACTCATCGCCAACCTGTTCGCCGCCAGCGGTGAATCGCAGCGCGAAAATGCCCCAACCGTCGCCGTCTTGAGCATGACCGGCCCAGGTGATGACGTAATTGCCCGCGTCGTCCGAGGCGATCGTACCCGGCGCGCCGATGGTGAAGGTCTGGTCGCCGCTGGTCGTGGTGTTGACTTGGGTCTCGCCGCCGTCCGTCACAATCCGCGCGATTTCGAAGTTGATCGTGTGGTCGCCGCCAGCGATGCCGTCCAAATCGCCGTCGAGGCCGTTCCCGGGCACATCTTGCAATGTCTCGAGACTGCTCAATGCATAGACGCCGCTGGGAAGCGGCGCGGCGAAGTGCAGCGTCGCCTCGTGGTGGTTGGTGATGGCATTGAAGCCATACGCGACTTCCGAGATGGTCGCGCTGTAGTCCGCGCCGAAGAGCGTCAGTCGATAGTTAGCGGGATTCAGCACGCTGCCCGCGCCCGTTGCTCCATCGACTTCCGACATGGCTTCTGAAAACGCCAGCGTCAACTGCCCTGGTGAATTCACCAGGCGATCGCCGGTCATCACTTCATGCGGATCGCCAGCAAGGAAGAGTCCGCTGACGAAGGGCGCATCCGCGTCCATCATCGCCCGGACTTCCAGCGACTCGAATCGAATTCGCCGGCGTCGCGCGCGCGGAACCGCGCCGAAGCCTCGCCTCGTGCCTCCGAGCTTCATCGTGGGTGCAATCCTTCTAGGGATTCGGCCGTCGAGGAATATCTAGGTGTGTAAACGTCCGCGGCTCGAACCGGATGGCGTGGCCCACATACGCCGCCCGAGAGAGTTCCGCCCAACAATCGCGAGAGCAGAGGAACCCGCCCGCCACGGGCCACCCGCCCGTTTGACACGCGTTCTGATGGTCCCCCTCGCTGCACCAGCAACTTGCCTCATAGTTAGCCTACTGTCAATTACGCAGGTCGAAAAGGAAAAAGCGATTGTCCTGATTTTGATCGCTTTTTTCTTACCTGGCGAACGTCTTCCCCAAGCCCAGGGAAGGCCGCCCAAGACTTCATCATGGGAAAAGTCTCCAAGGGCCTTCCCTGGGCTTAACGCGTCGCGCTGCGGGAATCCGCCGCAATGGTTTACTCGTGCCCCCGGTAGGACTTATGATCGAGGGATGAACAAAGCGTTCGTCCGCGAAACTGACGATACGGCGTCAGCGCATTGTCCCCGCTGCGGCTCGGCCGGGACCTGCGTCGGCAGCGAAACGCTAGAAGCTTGGCTCTCTCCGGCGGCCAGAAGGACCCTTCCGGACAGGGCAAGCTTCTGCCCTTACCCCCGTTGTGAGGTGGTCTACTTCGACCAGTTCGACCGCGTCGTGACGGTCGACGAGATCGAGCGGCCCATCTACCCCAAGCACCCTTCCGCGCCGCTGTGCGGCTGTTTCGGGTTCTCGCTCGACGATATCGAAGCGGACTTGGCGGAAGGAGGCGTCGCGCGGACAAAGGCCATCGTCGCCCGCGCCCAGACCGCCGAAGCCCATTGCCTCACCGCGGCGGTCGACGGCCGAAGCTGCGTTGGCGAGGTGCAGAAGTGCTATCTGAGGCTGAAAGGTTAAGGAGTGAAATCCCAAAGTCGAAGCTCGAATGTCGAATTAAATCCGAATGTCGAATGACTGAATGCGGCATCCGCTCACCATTCGTCATTTAAGCATTCGGATTTCTTTCGACATTCGGATTTCGACATTCGACATTCCTCCTTACGGCGTGCAGACGTAGTAGTAGTTCAGCATGTCGTGTCCGAGCGACTCAACGCGGACATTCGCGAAGCCAGCTTTGCCGAGCATCTCCAGGGCCTTTTGCTTGCCCCACATGGCGCCCAGGCCGGGGCCGCCGCCTGCCAGCGAGACGGACATGCAGTGCATGCAGGAGATGGCATAGCCCAAGGTCGCCAGCGGATAGCGGCCGTCGGTATGGGCATGTCCGGACCCAGCGATGTCTTGCATCAGGAGCACGCCGGACGGTTTGAGCGCGCGATGAATGTGATCCAGCACGCGTTGCGGGCGCACCTGATCGTGGATGGCATCGAAGGCAGTGATCAGGTCGAACCGCGCGCTGTCGTTCATCTCCGCCGCGTCGACGGCTTCGAATTGCACGTTCGTTACGCCCATGGCACTGGCCTGGCGGCGCGCTTGTTCGATGGCTTCTGGCGAAAAATCGCGGCCCAGGAAGCGGCTGTTGGGAAAATGGGAGGCGAGATAATTCATTGCCCGGCCGACGCCGCAGCCGACGTCCATGACTTCGATGCCGGTTTCGAGCTGTTCCATCAGTCCGTTAGCCAACGGCAGGATATGATCCCGTAACCCCGCCACGACGGTCTGCGCGCTTTCCTCGGCCATGACTTCGTGAAAGCGATTGTAGGCCGAATACGGCACGCCGCGACCATGGCGAAAGGCGTCGCACACCAGATCCTCGACGCCCCCCAGCACGGCGAACCACTGCATGCTCGCCGCCATATTGTTCGGAACCGCCGCGCGAGTCAGCCACGCCGCGTGCTCCGCCGGCAAGTGATACGTTTGGTCCTCGGCGGAGAACTCCACCACGCCGCCGGTGACCATCGCCCCCAGCCACTCGCGAACATACCGCTCGCTCAATTCGGCCGCCTCAGCGATCGCCGGACAGCTTGCTCGCTCCAGCCGCGCCAAGACGTCAAACAGCCCGGTGCGATGCCCCAGCGAGAGCATCAGCGCCAACCCGGAATGGTTCATGACCTCGACCAGCGACTGGGCGAAAGCCTCGGATTTGGCGGTATTGAGCGTGGCAGCGGTCGACATCTGGGCGGGCTCCGAAGCTGAGTCGAAAAGTGTCATTCAGGGACCAATCATCTCCTATTAGGCTGAATCCCTGAGGGCGTGCCCAGCGGCCAATTTTCCGCCTGAAGTAACGAAGGCGCTACGACTTGTGCCACTTTCGCGGGGCACGATGTGCGTGTTATTCTGCCCTGATCACGTCAAACGGCGGCGGCGACGCGATGGTTGGTGTTCCGTACGCATCCTGGGGTAAACCGCATGTCGAGTCTGGCGACTGGTCGCGATATCACTCCGCTCGAAGCGAGCGCCTCCGCGCGATCCTGGAGCGTCTTTCCCGCCGGATCGAATGGCGAATTCAATCTCCCGCGCGAGTTGAGCATCGTCATCGCGCACGGCGCGGGTTGCCGACTGTGGGACACCGAGGGACGTGAGTTCCTCGATTTCTCGTTGGGCTGGGGCTCCGTGTTGGTCGGCCATGCCGATCCGCGAATCACGGCCGCGGTGGTGCGGCAAGCGCCGCTGGGAAGCAACTTCGCCTATGTGACGGAAAACTCGCTGCGTTTGGCCGAGGAGTTGGTACGGCTCAGCCCGGCCTGCGATCGCGTGCGATTTTGCGCTTCGGGCACCGAGGCGACGATGTACTGCCAGCGTCTGGCGCGCGCGGCCAGCGGGCGGATGAAGATTCTCAAGTTCGAAGGGGCCTACCATGGCGCGAACGAGATCGGCGTGACGAGCCTCTTCGGCGCGAAGCTGAAAGATTGGCCGCAACCGGAACCGTTGGGCGACGGCATTGCCGCGCTCGTCGAGCCGCACGTGCTCGTGGCGCCGTTTAACGACCTTGCCACCACCGGGCGCATTCTCGCCGAGAATGCCAAGGAATTGGCGGCCGTGATCGTGGAACCGTTGCACCGTTGCCTGCCGCCGCAGACCGGCTTCTTGGCGGGTCTGCGAAAGCTCTGCGACGAGCATGGCGTGCTGCTGATCTTCGACGAAGTTGTGACGGGCTTCCGGATGGCGTACGCCGGCGCACAGGAATACTACGGCGTCGTGCCCGATCTCGTCGCCTACGGCAAGGCGGTCGGGGGCGGCTATTCGATCGGCGCCTTTGGCGGCCGGCTCGACATCATGGAACTGGTGGCCGAAAGTCGTCTCAATCGCGACAAGTACGTCTGGACGGCCTCGACGCTGGGCGGCAACCCGATTTCATCCGCGGCGGCATTAGCTACGCTGGAAATCCTCCGCGGCGCGAACGTCTATCCGCGACTGCACGCGCTTGGCGCGTACCTCCGAGATGGCATCACCAACGTGTTGCGCGAGCTAAACGTTCCGGCGCAAGTCATCGGCGACGGGCCGCTGGCGCAAATCGCCTTTGCCACCGGCCCACTCGCCAGTTCGCGCGACATCTGGCGCGGCGATTCCACGTCGGGCCGCGCACTGATGCTCGCACTCTTCGCCCGCGGCGTGTTCCTCAATCCGCTCGGGACGAAGCTCTACATTTCACTCGCGCACGACGAAGCGGTCTGCGACGAATTCCTCAACCGCCTCCGCGACGCTCTCCAGGAGTCGAAACAAGCACAATCCGCTTGAACCGCAGAGACGCAGAGGAATACACCGCGAAACACGCGATATAGCGCGAAAAAAACCAATTCACGGCCTCTCGCTGAACGCAATTCTGCCCCTCTCCCCCTTTCGCGTCATTTCGCGTATTTCGCGGTTAAAATCCTCTCCCTCTCCGCGTCTCAGCGCCTCCGCGGTTCAAACAGGTTAGTCTTCGATCCACATGGACTGCGAAGTGGCCATCATTGGCGCCGGGGCGGCGGGGTTGTTGGCCGCGGCGCGCGCGGGCGAACGTGGACGGCGCGTGTGGCTGTTCGAGAAGAATCGCCGGCCGGGCGTGAAGATATTGATGTCCGGCGGGACGCGCTGCAATGTGACGCACGATACAGATGTGCGCGGGATTGTCGCCGCTTATGGCGCGCCGGGAAGGTTTTTGCACTCGGCGCTCGCCGCGCTAGGGCCGCACGAACTACGCGCGCTGTTCGAGGCGGAAGACGTGCCACTCAAAGTGGAGCCCGGCGGAAAAGTGTTTCCGGTCAGCGATCGCGCGTCGGATGTGTTGGACGCGCTCCTGGCGCGATTGCAGCGGAGCGGCGCGGCGTTGTTCACTGAAGAGCCGGTCGTCACGATCGCGCGAGGCGAGGGACATTTTCTGATCGAGACAAATCGCCGTGTCGTCGAGGCCGAAAAGTTGCTGGTCACCACTGGCGGGAAGTCGTACCCAGGTTCGGGTACGACCGGCGACGCTTACGCGTGGCTGGCGGAACTGGGGCACACGATTATCCCGCCGCGACCGTCGCTCACGCCGATCACAGTGGACGCCCCTTGGGTGAAGGAACTTTCCGGCGTCACGATTCCGGACACGTATCTTAAAGTGATCGATCCATCGACGAACGGCGGCAAACCGACCGTGTTGGCGGAGCGGCGAGGGTCGCTTCTGTTCACGCATTTCGGCCTCTCGGGGCCGGTGGCGCTGGATGTCAGCCGGGCGATCAGCGGCCATGCACAGCCGAACAAGCTGCACTTGGAATGCGACTTTTTGCCGGCGCTCAAGGAGCCGGCCGTCGCCGAACTGCTGGAACAAGAGCTGCGCGCGTCGGGCAAGCGGCAAGTTGGGGGTATCGCGCTGGGGGATCTGCCGAAACGCCTGACGGAGCAGTTGCTGCGGTTGGCTGGCGTCGACCCGAACACCAAGGCCGCGGAACTGAGCAAGGCCCACCGTGCAACCTGGGTGCAGTGGCATAAACGGTGCCAGATCGGCGTAACCGGCACGCGCGGGTTCGGGAAAGCGGAAGTCACCGCTGGCGGCGTCGCACTCAGCGAGGTCGACTCGCGTAGCATGGAGAGTAAGCGGGTGCCGGGCTTGTACCTGGCGGGCGAGGTGCTCGACCTGGACGGGCCGATCGGCGGCTATAACTTCCAGGCCGCCTTCAGCACCGGCTGGCTGGCCGCCGAACATATGTAGCGCGTGGTAGGATTGTTTTTCGCAGGTCTATTGTTGTGCGCTACCGGATGGTGAGTTCACCAGCGCGCATCCGCGCTCCGTCATTCCCCAAAGCGGGAACACAAATAGCCCCGAAGGGGCTGGACAGGGGAACAGTTTAGCTATACGAACCCCAAGGGGGTGGCACATCAATGGATGACGCAATGTGTCGCCCCTTTGGGGCTCAAATTTCGTATCGAATAAGATTCCAGGGGTTATCACCCCTGGCTATTATCTGTCGCCCCGTTGGGGCTGTGATTTTTCGTCCGCCACAAATTTCGCGCACTTGATTGGTCGATATCCCTGGCATGCACCGCTTTCCTTTATCGGTCGGTCCCGGCTGCTTCAGACCTCGGCAACTCGTTCCATGAACCCATTCCTGCGCTGGTATTGGACGGCCCGGGGTGTGGGGTGGGACAATCTTTCGCGCCGCGCCTGGTTCTTGGCGCAGCGCAAGTTGGGCATGGAACGGCGCGCATTGCCGCCCGGGGAGGCGCCCCTGGAAGTGCGTCGACGGCAGTTCGTCGACGGTTATCGCGCCGAAGATGCACCGCAACATTGGCGGCAACGGGCGCGGCGATTCTTCATTGATCCCGATCGCGCCGCAACGATGCGGGCAATACTGAATTCCACGATCGACGCGTCGCTCTGGAAAAAGCAAGTCACCCATCAAGTGGAACGCCTCGCGGAAGGGGAGATCCAATACTTCGGCCATCGCTAT
Proteins encoded:
- a CDS encoding class I SAM-dependent methyltransferase, translating into MSTAATLNTAKSEAFAQSLVEVMNHSGLALMLSLGHRTGLFDVLARLERASCPAIAEAAELSERYVREWLGAMVTGGVVEFSAEDQTYHLPAEHAAWLTRAAVPNNMAASMQWFAVLGGVEDLVCDAFRHGRGVPYSAYNRFHEVMAEESAQTVVAGLRDHILPLANGLMEQLETGIEVMDVGCGVGRAMNYLASHFPNSRFLGRDFSPEAIEQARRQASAMGVTNVQFEAVDAAEMNDSARFDLITAFDAIHDQVRPQRVLDHIHRALKPSGVLLMQDIAGSGHAHTDGRYPLATLGYAISCMHCMSVSLAGGGPGLGAMWGKQKALEMLGKAGFANVRVESLGHDMLNYYYVCTP
- a CDS encoding aspartate aminotransferase family protein is translated as MSSLATGRDITPLEASASARSWSVFPAGSNGEFNLPRELSIVIAHGAGCRLWDTEGREFLDFSLGWGSVLVGHADPRITAAVVRQAPLGSNFAYVTENSLRLAEELVRLSPACDRVRFCASGTEATMYCQRLARAASGRMKILKFEGAYHGANEIGVTSLFGAKLKDWPQPEPLGDGIAALVEPHVLVAPFNDLATTGRILAENAKELAAVIVEPLHRCLPPQTGFLAGLRKLCDEHGVLLIFDEVVTGFRMAYAGAQEYYGVVPDLVAYGKAVGGGYSIGAFGGRLDIMELVAESRLNRDKYVWTASTLGGNPISSAAALATLEILRGANVYPRLHALGAYLRDGITNVLRELNVPAQVIGDGPLAQIAFATGPLASSRDIWRGDSTSGRALMLALFARGVFLNPLGTKLYISLAHDEAVCDEFLNRLRDALQESKQAQSA
- a CDS encoding NAD(P)/FAD-dependent oxidoreductase; translation: MDCEVAIIGAGAAGLLAAARAGERGRRVWLFEKNRRPGVKILMSGGTRCNVTHDTDVRGIVAAYGAPGRFLHSALAALGPHELRALFEAEDVPLKVEPGGKVFPVSDRASDVLDALLARLQRSGAALFTEEPVVTIARGEGHFLIETNRRVVEAEKLLVTTGGKSYPGSGTTGDAYAWLAELGHTIIPPRPSLTPITVDAPWVKELSGVTIPDTYLKVIDPSTNGGKPTVLAERRGSLLFTHFGLSGPVALDVSRAISGHAQPNKLHLECDFLPALKEPAVAELLEQELRASGKRQVGGIALGDLPKRLTEQLLRLAGVDPNTKAAELSKAHRATWVQWHKRCQIGVTGTRGFGKAEVTAGGVALSEVDSRSMESKRVPGLYLAGEVLDLDGPIGGYNFQAAFSTGWLAAEHM